The proteins below come from a single Piscinibacter gummiphilus genomic window:
- a CDS encoding DUF899 family protein, with product MPAALTPAAQLAQHAKTPFPGASPEYDAARQKLLEEEIEFRRHMTRLTEQRRALPPGPVIAKNYRFKDEQGFEVGLRELFGDKTTLVTYFWMFGPQRDRPCPMCTNWLGAVNGNAADIKQRVALKILGRSPVSRQYAFAQERGWRDLNFVQTVGDDYAKDLGILTPDGNEYPALVVFQRDGDEVRLFWASEMTKEMADPGQDPRDAPDIASLWSILDLTPGGRGTDWYPKLQY from the coding sequence ATGCCTGCAGCCCTCACCCCTGCCGCCCAGCTCGCCCAGCATGCAAAGACGCCCTTCCCCGGCGCATCCCCCGAATACGACGCGGCCCGGCAAAAACTGCTGGAAGAAGAGATCGAGTTCCGCCGCCACATGACGCGCCTCACCGAGCAGCGGCGCGCGCTGCCGCCGGGCCCGGTCATCGCCAAGAACTACCGATTCAAGGACGAGCAGGGCTTCGAGGTCGGCCTGCGCGAACTCTTCGGCGACAAGACCACGCTCGTCACCTACTTCTGGATGTTCGGCCCGCAGCGCGACCGCCCCTGCCCGATGTGCACCAACTGGCTCGGCGCGGTGAATGGCAACGCGGCCGACATCAAGCAGCGCGTAGCGCTCAAGATCCTCGGCCGCTCGCCGGTGAGCCGGCAGTACGCCTTCGCCCAGGAGCGCGGCTGGCGCGACCTCAATTTCGTGCAGACGGTGGGCGACGACTACGCGAAGGATCTGGGCATCCTCACCCCCGACGGCAACGAGTACCCCGCGCTCGTCGTCTTCCAGCGCGACGGCGACGAGGTGCGCCTCTTCTGGGCCAGCGAGATGACCAAGGAGATGGCCGACCCCGGCCAGGACCCGCGCGACGCGCCCGACATCGCTTCCCTCTGGTCGATCCTCGACCTCACACCAGGCGGCCGCGGCACCGACTGGTACCCGAAGCTGCAGTACTGA
- a CDS encoding PEP-CTERM sorting domain-containing protein: MRKTATRLALASSLVTALAPTHAAWIGFDDLPVDDYPDSFWDVYVNPIDPQSYAAQGVILEGGWLWPGGPPLGHSVRVSDDTRITFATTALPTHVSFHATWLPEDILDIRATGPDGYTATFHSWGYEHGPSAPANFGNQRISFSAASGIASLSFGDSRFMRFPPLIDNLYFGNVAAVPEPGPLLLAGIGGLALWARRRATRARPA, encoded by the coding sequence ATGCGCAAGACTGCCACCCGCCTCGCCCTCGCCTCATCGCTGGTCACCGCGCTCGCACCGACCCACGCCGCCTGGATCGGCTTCGACGACCTGCCCGTCGACGACTACCCCGACAGCTTCTGGGACGTTTACGTCAACCCCATCGACCCGCAGTCCTACGCCGCGCAGGGCGTCATCCTCGAGGGTGGCTGGCTGTGGCCGGGCGGCCCGCCATTGGGGCACTCGGTGCGGGTCTCCGATGACACCCGCATCACCTTCGCCACCACCGCGCTGCCCACCCACGTGAGCTTCCATGCAACCTGGTTGCCGGAAGACATCCTCGACATCCGGGCCACCGGCCCCGACGGCTACACCGCCACCTTCCACAGCTGGGGCTACGAGCACGGCCCGTCGGCCCCCGCGAACTTCGGCAACCAGCGCATCAGCTTCAGCGCGGCCAGTGGCATCGCGTCGCTGTCGTTCGGCGACTCCCGCTTCATGCGTTTCCCGCCGCTCATCGACAACCTCTACTTCGGCAACGTGGCCGCCGTGCCCGAGCCCGGGCCCTTGTTGCTGGCAGGCATCGGCGGGCTGGCGCTGTGGGCGCGTCGTCGTGCCACGCGAGCTCGACCCGCGTGA
- a CDS encoding glutathione S-transferase family protein: protein MKLYNAPIPAPNPRRVRIFLAEKGVSVPLEDVSIRDRAHKSPEFRQKNSLGQLPVLELDDGTHLSESVAICRYLEELHPTPPLFGRTALERAHVDMWIRRLELTVMTPVGAVWVHTHPLTSRLGTQYKDYGESNRERYAKALQWFDRELEGREFVTGSVYTMADIIGLTTVDFAKFIGLDMPADTPHLHAWHARVSARPSAKA from the coding sequence GTGAAGCTCTACAACGCCCCCATCCCCGCCCCCAACCCACGCCGTGTGCGCATCTTCCTCGCCGAGAAGGGCGTGAGCGTGCCGCTCGAAGACGTGTCGATCCGCGACCGTGCGCACAAGTCGCCCGAGTTCAGGCAGAAGAACAGCCTCGGCCAGCTGCCGGTGCTGGAGCTCGACGACGGCACGCACCTGAGCGAGAGCGTGGCGATCTGCCGCTACCTCGAAGAGCTGCACCCCACGCCGCCGCTCTTCGGCCGCACGGCGCTGGAGCGCGCGCACGTCGACATGTGGATCCGCCGACTCGAGTTGACGGTGATGACGCCGGTGGGCGCCGTCTGGGTGCACACGCACCCGCTCACCTCGCGCCTGGGCACGCAGTACAAGGACTACGGCGAGTCCAACCGCGAGCGCTATGCGAAGGCGCTGCAATGGTTCGACCGTGAACTCGAAGGCCGCGAGTTCGTGACCGGCAGCGTTTACACGATGGCCGACATCATCGGCCTCACGACCGTCGACTTCGCGAAATTCATCGGCCTCGACATGCCCGCCGACACGCCGCACCTGCACGCCTGGCACGCGCGTGTGTCGGCGCGGCCGAGCGCGAAGGCGTAG